A part of Oryctolagus cuniculus chromosome 4, mOryCun1.1, whole genome shotgun sequence genomic DNA contains:
- the OLIG1 gene encoding oligodendrocyte transcription factor 1 encodes MYYAVSQARVNAAPTTMLRPQRAGDAQPGTSLYELVGYRQPPSSSSSSSSSTTAPLLPKAAREKPEAPAEPPGTGLGSGAPAGARADAKEEQQQQLRRKINSRERKRMQDLNLAMDALREVILPYSAAHCQGAPGRKLSKIATLLLARNYILLLGSSLQELRRALGEGAGPAAPRLLLAGLPLLAAAPGSVLLAPGAVGPPDALRPAKYLSLALDEPPCGQFALPAGGAGGPGICTCAVCKFPHLVPAGLSLAAVQAQFSK; translated from the coding sequence GCCGCAGCGGGCCGGAGACGCGCAGCCCGGGACCTCCTTGTACGAGCTGGTGGGCTACCGGCAGccgccctcctcttcctcttcttcctcctcctccacgaCGGCCCCCCTCCTCCCCAAGGCTGCCCGCGAGAAGCCGGAGGCGCCGGCCGAGCCGCCAGGCACGGGTTTGGGATCCGGCGCTCCCGCGGGCGCCCGGGCGGACGCcaaggaggagcagcagcagcaactaAGGCGCAAGATCAACAGCCGCGAGCGGAAGCGCATGCAGGACCTGAACCTGGCCATGGACGCGCTGCGCGAGGTCATCCTGCCCTACTCGGCGGCGCACTGCCAGGGCGCGCCGGGCCGCAAGCTGTCCAAGATCGCCACGCTGCTGCTGGCCCGCAACTACATCCTGCTGCTGGGTAGCTCGCTGCAGGAGCTGCGCCGCGCGCTGGGCGAGGGCGCCGGGCCCGCCGCGCCACGCCTGCTGCTGGCCGGCCTGCCCTTGCTGGCCGCCGCGCCCGGCTCTGTGCTGCTGGCGCCGGGCGCCGTGGGACCGCCGGACGCACTGCGCCCCGCCAAGTACCTGTCGCTGGCGCTGGACGAGCCGCCGTGCGGCCAGTTCGCGCTCCCCGCCGGCGGCGCGGGAGGCCCCGGCATATGCACCTGCGCAGTGTGCAAGTTCCCGCACCTCGTCCCCGCCGGCCTGAGCCTGGCGGCGGTGCAGGCTCAGTTCTCCAAGTGA